Proteins from a single region of Felis catus isolate Fca126 chromosome B4, F.catus_Fca126_mat1.0, whole genome shotgun sequence:
- the LOC101096741 gene encoding matrix Gla protein translates to MKSLLLLSILAALAVAVLCYESHESMESYEIYPFTNRRNANTFISPQQRWRAKAHERIRERTKPTYEINREACDDFKLCERYAMVYGYNAAYNRYFQQRRGGK, encoded by the exons ATGAAGAGCCTGCTCCTTCTCTCCATTCTGGCTGCCTTGGCCGTGGCAGTTCTGTGCTATG aatCTCATGAAAGCATGGAATCCTATGAAATTT atcccTTCACTAACAGGAGAAATGCTAATACTTTTATATCCCCGCAACAGAGATGGAGAGCTAAAGCCCATGAAAG GATTAGAGAAAGGACCAAGCCCACCTATGAGATCAATCGGGAAGCCTGTGATGACTTCAAGCTTTGCGAACGCTATGCCATGGTTTATGGATACAATGCTGCCTACAATCGCTATTTCCAACAGCGCCGAGGGGGCAAATGA